One stretch of Akkermansia sp. RCC_12PD DNA includes these proteins:
- the ilvD gene encoding dihydroxy-acid dehydratase, producing MRSDKVKAGFERAPHRSLMRATGMTDEDLSRPFIAICNSFNEVIPGHVHLNKVAALIKEEVRKAGGTPVEFNLPGVCDGIAMGHGGMKFSLASRELIADSVETMLSAHAFDAMICIPNCDKIVPGMIMGALRCNIPTIFCSGGPMAAGMAEDGTVLDLNSVFEAVARFKAGKINEAELHSLECRACPGAGSCSGMFTANSMNCLSEVIGLALPGNGSLLATSEERKEFWKQTARRAVEMAKADGPLPRDIVTRDAIDNAFAIDMAMGGSSNTVLHTLAIAREAGVEYDLQRINDISRRTPNICKVAPSSRFHMQDVLRAGGVSAIIHEISRIPGSLHLDAMTVSGKTLGETVEGCGITDETVIHPLENAYSKDGGLAILFGNLAEEGAVVKKAGVHPDMMSFRGPAVIFESQEDACEGILAGKVKSGDVVVIRNEGPKGGPGMQEMLAPTSYIMGQGLGAEVALITDGRFSGATHGACIGHISPEAAEGGLIGLLKDGDIIEYSIPDRTLNACLTEDEIARRRAEWKPTYNKVSSSWLSRYRKLATNASRGAVLQSGE from the coding sequence ATGCGAAGCGATAAAGTTAAAGCAGGTTTCGAGCGTGCGCCGCACCGCAGTCTGATGCGCGCCACGGGGATGACGGATGAGGATTTGAGCCGCCCGTTCATCGCCATTTGCAATTCCTTCAATGAAGTGATTCCCGGCCATGTTCACCTGAATAAGGTAGCCGCGCTGATCAAGGAAGAAGTGCGCAAGGCGGGGGGCACCCCCGTGGAATTCAATCTGCCCGGCGTCTGTGACGGTATTGCCATGGGGCACGGCGGCATGAAGTTTTCCCTGGCCAGCCGAGAATTGATTGCGGACAGCGTGGAGACGATGCTCAGCGCTCATGCGTTTGACGCCATGATCTGCATTCCGAATTGTGACAAAATCGTTCCCGGCATGATCATGGGCGCCCTGCGCTGCAATATCCCCACCATTTTCTGCAGCGGCGGCCCGATGGCCGCAGGCATGGCGGAAGACGGCACCGTGCTGGACCTGAACAGCGTATTCGAAGCCGTGGCCCGCTTCAAGGCAGGCAAGATCAATGAGGCGGAACTCCATTCCCTGGAATGCCGCGCATGTCCGGGCGCAGGTTCCTGTTCCGGCATGTTCACGGCCAATTCCATGAATTGCCTGAGCGAAGTGATCGGGCTGGCTCTCCCCGGCAACGGCTCCCTGCTGGCGACGTCCGAGGAGCGCAAGGAGTTCTGGAAGCAGACCGCGCGCCGCGCCGTGGAAATGGCGAAGGCGGACGGCCCCCTGCCGAGGGACATCGTGACCCGTGACGCCATTGACAACGCCTTTGCGATCGACATGGCCATGGGCGGCAGTTCCAACACCGTGCTTCACACGCTGGCCATCGCCCGGGAAGCGGGAGTGGAGTATGACCTCCAGCGCATCAACGACATTTCCCGCCGCACCCCGAACATCTGCAAGGTGGCGCCTTCCTCCCGCTTCCATATGCAGGACGTGCTGCGCGCCGGCGGCGTGAGCGCCATCATCCATGAAATTTCCAGGATTCCCGGCTCCCTTCATCTGGATGCCATGACTGTCAGCGGCAAGACGCTGGGAGAAACCGTGGAAGGATGCGGAATCACGGATGAAACCGTGATTCATCCGCTGGAAAACGCCTATTCCAAAGACGGCGGCCTGGCTATCCTGTTCGGCAATCTGGCGGAGGAGGGCGCGGTTGTGAAGAAAGCCGGGGTGCACCCGGACATGATGAGTTTCCGCGGACCTGCCGTGATTTTCGAGTCCCAGGAAGATGCCTGTGAAGGCATCCTTGCCGGGAAGGTAAAGTCCGGCGACGTGGTCGTCATCCGCAATGAAGGGCCCAAGGGCGGCCCTGGCATGCAGGAAATGCTGGCTCCCACCTCCTACATCATGGGGCAGGGCCTGGGCGCGGAAGTGGCGCTCATCACGGACGGCCGTTTTTCCGGAGCCACGCACGGCGCCTGCATCGGCCATATCTCCCCGGAAGCTGCGGAAGGCGGCCTCATCGGCCTGCTGAAGGACGGGGATATCATTGAGTATTCCATTCCGGACCGCACGCTGAACGCCTGTCTGACGGAGGATGAGATCGCACGCCGCCGTGCGGAGTGGAAGCCCACGTACAACAAGGTTTCCTCCTCCTGGCTCAGCCGGTACCGCAAGCTGGCTACCAACGCCAGCCGCGGCGCCGTTCTCCAGAGCGGTGAATAA
- a CDS encoding uracil-DNA glycosylase yields MTSTPNSLFRHYLDSLIQRGTTRASLTEEARDVLRTWYVTAKKGSRAHSPSSPSSPSPRPEPQPTKTPPPSTNPELFPEERKPSSSITLPEGTMEDKLQYLRDLAQNWKPARDLNSLRDTMVFATGNPHTQLMLIGEAPGYYEEVQREPFVGRAGEKLNQILKAMGLSRDMVYISNIVKFRPSLPNQRTNNRAPTPEEIEACLPIIMHEIQVIQPKMIIALGGTAAVGLLGEQGSVSSMRGRFHDLNGIPVRVTYHPSYLLRSDNPREKRKVWEDMLAVMERMGMPVSEKQRGYFLPRE; encoded by the coding sequence ATGACCTCCACGCCGAACAGCCTTTTCCGCCATTACCTTGATTCCCTGATCCAAAGGGGAACCACACGCGCCAGCCTGACGGAGGAGGCCCGGGACGTCCTGAGAACATGGTATGTAACCGCCAAAAAGGGAAGCCGCGCACATTCCCCGTCTTCCCCGTCTTCCCCGTCTCCGCGACCAGAACCGCAACCCACAAAAACACCGCCCCCAAGTACAAATCCGGAGCTTTTCCCGGAAGAGCGGAAACCGTCTTCCTCCATCACGCTGCCGGAGGGAACAATGGAAGACAAGCTGCAATACCTCAGGGACCTGGCCCAAAACTGGAAGCCTGCACGGGACCTCAACTCCCTGCGGGATACCATGGTCTTTGCCACGGGCAATCCCCATACGCAGCTCATGCTGATCGGCGAAGCTCCGGGGTACTATGAAGAAGTGCAGCGGGAACCTTTCGTGGGACGGGCCGGGGAAAAACTCAACCAGATTCTGAAAGCCATGGGGCTTTCCAGGGACATGGTTTATATTTCCAACATCGTCAAATTCCGGCCTTCCCTGCCGAACCAGAGAACCAACAACCGCGCCCCCACGCCGGAGGAAATAGAAGCCTGCCTTCCCATCATCATGCATGAAATCCAGGTCATCCAGCCGAAGATGATCATTGCCCTGGGAGGCACTGCCGCAGTCGGCCTGCTGGGGGAACAGGGTTCCGTCAGTTCCATGCGCGGCAGGTTCCACGATCTCAACGGCATTCCCGTGCGCGTCACCTACCACCCAAGCTACCTGCTGAGGTCGGACAATCCGCGGGAAAAGCGCAAGGTATGGGAAGACATGCTGGCCGTGATGGAACGGATGGGCATGCCAGTCTCCGAAAAGCAGCGCGGCTATTTCCTGCCCAGGGAATAA
- the thiH gene encoding 2-iminoacetate synthase ThiH, with product MPFSEELSTLTAHPSPLVRRFMSLLEPVDDARLEAMAQESRRLTRLHFGRTIRLFAPIYLSNECINNCKYCGFSRDNPIIRTTLTVDEVVQEARYLYGLGLRSILLVAGEHPKFVSDGYMQECLDALHSFIPSLGLEIGPLPDDRYAEIVHHGAEQLAVYQETYNREVYETLHTAGMKKNFNWRLDCPERAYQGGFRRIQIGALFGLSPWRREAMALAAHLDYLQKHCWKSALSVAFPRMRPYAGNYEYEPDPELMLDDRHFVQLMAALRICFPRIGMSVSTREPEPMRNALMHLGMTHMSAIARTEPGGYTGVGTATAHLTVRGNRVDLPEEKKGRCKATEQFEISDQRSPEQVVCAIRGAGLEPVWKDWDSGLDVV from the coding sequence ATGCCCTTCTCTGAAGAATTAAGCACACTGACGGCCCATCCCTCTCCCCTCGTGCGCCGTTTCATGTCCCTGCTGGAACCTGTGGACGACGCCCGGCTGGAGGCGATGGCGCAGGAGAGCCGGCGGCTGACCCGGTTGCATTTCGGCAGGACGATCCGGCTGTTCGCCCCCATCTACTTGTCCAACGAGTGCATCAATAATTGCAAGTATTGCGGCTTTTCCCGGGACAATCCCATCATCCGCACCACCCTGACGGTGGATGAAGTGGTGCAGGAGGCCCGCTACCTGTACGGGCTGGGCCTGCGCAGCATCCTGCTGGTGGCTGGGGAGCATCCCAAGTTCGTTTCAGACGGGTACATGCAGGAATGCCTGGACGCGCTGCATTCCTTTATCCCCTCGCTGGGGCTGGAAATAGGACCGCTTCCGGACGACCGCTATGCGGAAATCGTCCACCATGGGGCGGAACAACTGGCCGTGTACCAGGAGACCTACAACCGGGAGGTGTATGAAACCCTGCATACGGCGGGCATGAAGAAGAATTTCAACTGGCGGCTGGATTGCCCGGAACGCGCCTACCAGGGCGGCTTCCGCCGCATTCAGATAGGTGCCCTGTTCGGCCTGTCCCCCTGGCGGCGGGAGGCCATGGCGCTCGCCGCCCATCTGGACTATTTGCAGAAGCATTGCTGGAAGTCCGCGCTTTCCGTGGCGTTCCCGCGCATGCGTCCCTACGCCGGGAATTACGAGTATGAACCCGATCCGGAATTGATGCTGGACGACCGCCATTTTGTCCAGCTTATGGCCGCCCTGCGCATCTGCTTCCCCAGGATAGGCATGTCCGTCAGCACCCGTGAGCCGGAGCCCATGAGAAACGCGCTGATGCATCTGGGCATGACCCACATGTCCGCCATTGCCCGGACGGAGCCGGGCGGCTACACGGGGGTGGGAACGGCCACGGCCCACCTGACGGTGCGGGGGAACAGGGTGGATTTGCCCGAAGAAAAGAAGGGCCGCTGCAAGGCGACGGAACAGTTTGAAATTTCAGACCAGCGTTCTCCGGAACAGGTGGTCTGCGCCATCCGGGGCGCCGGGCTGGAACCCGTCTGGAAGGATTGGGATTCAGGGCTGGACGTGGTTTGA
- a CDS encoding alkaline phosphatase family protein: MIRYYWGRFWPFLLFAFGIEVVENLFTVFFEYRNMDFGFLPLLKTGYIFITEFLITMCYWLLPYAIYLWLLPRSKAGGRADRWITLAWFFLFALANLFEDVAEAFFWNEFEASFNFIAVDYLIYTKEVIGNIYESYPIVPILLGILAVSVLAAWTMRRFLVPGNAEAPRGWKRGCVVAALLACVTGGYWLVDIKDADSVGNRYNSEMAKDGLYSLFSAFIKNELDYRTYYKTLPDQDAAEFLAAEFTADDTSVPDAAAGSVKRLVRPAGEAIRPNVVVVIMESMGAEFLNECRKDGEDITPCLSRLGREGIFFPNTYATGTRSVRGLEAVSTSIPPLPGMSIVRREGNENLRTIGSIFKEKGYDLKWIYGGYGYFDNMNYFFGNNGFQVMDRNSMDDSEVTHSTIWGVCDEDLFRRAIREADESCGRGVPFLQVVFTTSNHRPYTYPEGRIDIPSHTGRLGAVKYADYSVGAFVEEARSKPWFDNTLFVFVADHGAGSAGKKSLNPETHRIFSIFYAPALLKPERRETAISQIDVLPTLLGLLKWPYDASFYGKDALKPSYRSRYFVSNYQYIGYLRGDDMVVLKPQRGAEFYRDGNEVAPDDRMKELEKEAIYYYQNASDWRKHLKE; encoded by the coding sequence ATGATTCGTTATTATTGGGGCAGGTTTTGGCCGTTTCTCCTGTTTGCGTTCGGGATTGAAGTGGTGGAAAACCTGTTTACGGTGTTTTTTGAATACCGCAACATGGATTTCGGTTTTCTGCCTTTGCTGAAAACGGGGTATATTTTCATAACGGAGTTCCTGATCACGATGTGCTACTGGCTTCTGCCCTATGCCATTTACCTGTGGCTTCTGCCCCGCAGCAAGGCCGGAGGCAGGGCGGACCGCTGGATTACCCTGGCGTGGTTTTTCCTGTTTGCGCTGGCCAACCTGTTTGAAGATGTGGCGGAAGCCTTTTTCTGGAACGAGTTCGAGGCCAGTTTCAATTTCATTGCGGTCGACTACCTTATTTACACCAAGGAGGTGATCGGGAACATTTACGAATCCTACCCCATTGTTCCTATTCTGCTGGGCATTCTGGCCGTCTCCGTGCTCGCGGCCTGGACCATGCGCCGCTTCCTGGTTCCCGGGAATGCGGAGGCCCCCCGCGGATGGAAGCGAGGCTGCGTGGTGGCCGCTTTGCTGGCTTGCGTCACAGGCGGTTATTGGCTGGTGGACATTAAGGACGCGGATTCCGTAGGCAACCGCTATAATTCGGAAATGGCCAAGGACGGCCTTTACAGCCTTTTCAGTGCCTTTATCAAGAATGAACTGGATTACCGGACCTATTACAAGACCCTGCCGGACCAGGACGCCGCGGAATTTCTGGCCGCGGAATTCACGGCAGACGATACTTCCGTGCCGGATGCCGCCGCCGGAAGCGTGAAGAGGCTGGTACGCCCCGCCGGGGAGGCCATCCGCCCCAATGTGGTGGTGGTCATTATGGAGAGCATGGGCGCGGAATTCCTGAATGAATGCCGGAAGGACGGGGAGGACATCACCCCATGCCTGAGCCGTCTGGGCCGGGAGGGAATCTTTTTCCCGAACACGTATGCTACGGGCACCCGCTCCGTGCGGGGGCTGGAGGCGGTGAGCACCTCCATTCCGCCGCTGCCAGGCATGTCCATCGTGCGGCGGGAGGGCAATGAAAACCTCCGGACAATCGGTTCCATTTTCAAGGAAAAGGGATATGACCTCAAATGGATTTACGGGGGGTACGGCTATTTTGACAACATGAATTATTTCTTCGGGAACAACGGGTTCCAGGTAATGGACCGCAACTCCATGGATGATTCCGAGGTGACCCATTCCACCATCTGGGGTGTCTGTGATGAAGACCTGTTCCGCCGCGCCATCCGTGAGGCGGATGAGTCCTGCGGACGCGGAGTGCCGTTCCTGCAGGTGGTGTTCACGACATCCAACCACCGGCCTTATACGTATCCGGAGGGCCGCATTGACATTCCCTCCCACACCGGACGCCTGGGAGCCGTGAAATACGCGGATTATTCCGTGGGGGCCTTTGTGGAGGAAGCCAGGAGCAAGCCCTGGTTTGACAACACGCTGTTCGTTTTTGTGGCCGACCACGGCGCCGGGAGCGCCGGGAAAAAATCGCTCAATCCGGAAACGCACCGCATCTTTTCCATTTTTTACGCTCCGGCCCTGCTGAAGCCGGAACGGCGGGAGACGGCGATCAGCCAGATAGACGTGCTTCCCACGCTTCTGGGCCTGTTGAAATGGCCTTATGACGCCTCCTTCTACGGCAAGGATGCCTTGAAACCCTCGTACCGTTCCCGTTACTTCGTGAGCAATTACCAGTACATCGGCTACCTGCGGGGGGACGACATGGTGGTGCTCAAGCCCCAGCGCGGCGCGGAATTCTACCGGGACGGGAATGAAGTGGCCCCGGACGACCGCATGAAGGAGCTTGAAAAGGAAGCGATTTATTATTATCAGAACGCTTCCGACTGGCGGAAGCACCTGA
- a CDS encoding autotransporter outer membrane beta-barrel domain-containing protein — protein MNPRLPLPLRRALLTAMCALGCQAFAAEYTASNLEEFKEAWNQLADGDTLKITGAIDFQGTDLTALPADARITLASDGHGTVSNFNYGDMSSVSMQNVNVAGTGTVRVGNMTDGMLSGTDESGIILSIESGSTLDGTWLLLENNKLVAGDGVFLDGNNVTTGHSTSIETRIDPETGAFISTVVTNTPGEIAMELGKDVWIDEMDLSMDDGVRGKIVSHGDISLSDSTLISTGAVNTTSVYEDEDSKILIGKSESVGATGGIDFSAGAVTMTDTDLSTAGDGDLYTGGDILLGDGSDISATDRAEITTGALVLASGISIQDNQGRYQPGTSIQESMGLSGDIFIGSNSSIENYDLDAEGSIFIGNGAELTSVTLDAISVELDSVSIFEKEDGSRTVHMTTAVGDQATVSIGDHSTLNDVDIYAEGGDIYIGSNTTITGDNDLSGSQMADIWAADTVGDIDDEGVSTRGTISFEGTLKQDAEGDYVLASGEYSEGTYGGSIVIGNNVTLTMTTVAAENTITLGDNVTYQGTEDASVYHMSAFSDSDNSLIQASIRDTDENGNILNGTVTITERENKITTGRNNTFMNSTAPGRSAAMDISRGGALYAHGDIVIGENNRFIDNSASGSGGAVFAQNNIAETMTYVDGERTSKLTTEVLDIVVGNGSVFSGNRAGVNGGAIASELTANLAWQEGDNVDDLFENEGANIWLGKNTVFTDNTAGSLGGAIHLMEDRLLVIDSGSFFDGNMAGGEANDIFAEDGAAIVVNTDADATTVINSGISDADYFTLDDDPEWVRGSASLVQLGGGNLLYGGRDQEDNGFGGDFLQYSGAGSLIVGHVAEIDNELVVEGAQLGVEDLTDYEINGKGIILTDNSTLAGDTLELNGNAVVEVGEGSSLLLNDITFNGNSSVKLWHTDEAGNGRDLTHTASGISSVDNVTITGADAAGLPLFNSAFVSTTAAANEDGTIRLSQNMKGVASPMQGYSGNVSGVAAGMEQVRMNVRDGSAAHRFFENLLGTSSADAAAAMIQSVSGETVVNAAWASNDALKGFASLVRTQGALSAAQGLNSPAARPMQAVDAKGSPIAMAPVASGRGSVWVGGLGSWTDQNARHGIDGYKYDAGGYAVGADFKLSSSALAGVAVGQSFGTFQDKGGFSSYDADSFMAMAYGRYTPSRNKKLTLDGYAAFGTTSFDGNARVADTSAHGEFDADSFGAAVYATWTEELENKLVIAPFAGLEFMTGKTDSFTESGDLARTFSGARAQNWTLPVGITVSRTFAVGTKTTLTPGITVAVAQDLSRINPKGTVGSDLGSWTARGINKGRTALRVNAGVSATFGSRWSARIGYSLESRAGLTAQGINGSVSYSF, from the coding sequence ATGAATCCTCGTTTACCACTACCTCTGCGCCGGGCTTTACTGACAGCCATGTGCGCCCTTGGCTGCCAGGCTTTCGCAGCCGAATACACCGCTTCCAATCTGGAAGAATTCAAGGAAGCCTGGAACCAGCTTGCTGATGGAGATACGCTCAAGATCACCGGAGCCATTGACTTCCAGGGAACGGACCTGACGGCATTGCCCGCAGACGCCCGCATCACCCTTGCCTCGGACGGCCATGGCACCGTCTCCAATTTCAACTACGGGGACATGTCCTCAGTCTCCATGCAGAATGTGAATGTAGCAGGGACGGGAACCGTCCGGGTCGGCAACATGACGGACGGCATGCTCAGCGGAACGGATGAAAGTGGAATCATCCTTTCCATAGAAAGCGGCTCCACCCTGGACGGCACATGGTTGTTGCTGGAAAACAACAAGCTGGTAGCGGGAGACGGCGTCTTTCTTGACGGCAACAATGTCACCACCGGACATTCCACCTCCATAGAGACAAGAATCGACCCCGAAACGGGAGCCTTCATCTCCACGGTTGTCACCAATACTCCGGGAGAAATTGCCATGGAACTGGGAAAGGATGTCTGGATTGATGAAATGGACTTGTCCATGGACGACGGCGTCCGCGGTAAAATTGTCTCCCATGGAGATATTTCCCTGTCCGATTCCACTCTCATCTCCACTGGGGCCGTCAACACGACATCCGTTTATGAAGACGAAGATTCCAAGATCCTGATCGGCAAGTCGGAATCCGTGGGAGCCACGGGGGGCATCGATTTCAGTGCCGGCGCCGTTACGATGACTGATACCGATCTGAGTACGGCAGGAGACGGCGACCTCTATACCGGCGGCGACATTCTCCTGGGAGACGGCAGCGACATTTCCGCCACGGACCGGGCGGAAATCACCACGGGAGCCCTGGTGCTCGCGTCCGGCATTTCCATCCAGGACAACCAGGGCCGCTACCAGCCCGGAACCAGCATTCAGGAATCCATGGGGCTGTCCGGCGACATATTCATCGGCAGCAACAGCTCCATCGAAAATTATGATCTGGATGCCGAAGGCTCCATCTTCATAGGAAATGGCGCGGAACTGACCTCTGTCACGCTGGACGCCATTTCCGTGGAACTGGATTCCGTCTCCATCTTTGAAAAGGAAGACGGCTCCCGAACCGTACACATGACCACTGCCGTGGGCGACCAGGCCACTGTTTCCATCGGCGACCATTCCACGCTGAATGACGTGGACATTTACGCAGAGGGCGGAGACATCTACATTGGCAGCAACACCACCATCACCGGGGACAACGACCTTTCCGGCAGCCAGATGGCCGACATCTGGGCGGCGGATACGGTGGGAGATATCGACGATGAAGGCGTTTCCACCCGCGGGACCATTTCCTTTGAAGGAACGCTCAAGCAGGATGCGGAGGGCGACTACGTTCTGGCCTCCGGAGAATACAGCGAAGGCACCTACGGGGGCAGCATCGTCATCGGCAACAACGTCACCCTGACCATGACCACCGTCGCGGCGGAAAATACCATCACGCTGGGTGACAACGTCACCTACCAGGGAACGGAAGATGCCTCCGTTTACCACATGAGCGCCTTCAGCGACTCGGACAACAGCCTCATCCAGGCCAGCATCAGGGACACGGATGAAAATGGAAACATCCTCAACGGGACCGTCACCATTACGGAGCGTGAGAACAAAATCACCACGGGCCGCAACAATACGTTCATGAACAGCACGGCTCCGGGCAGGTCCGCCGCCATGGATATTTCCAGAGGGGGAGCCCTGTATGCGCATGGAGACATCGTGATCGGAGAAAACAACCGTTTCATTGACAACTCGGCCTCCGGGTCCGGGGGCGCCGTTTTTGCCCAGAACAACATTGCCGAGACAATGACCTACGTTGACGGGGAACGGACCTCCAAACTGACCACGGAAGTTCTGGACATCGTCGTAGGCAACGGTTCCGTCTTCTCCGGCAACCGGGCCGGAGTCAACGGAGGCGCCATCGCCTCCGAACTGACGGCCAACCTGGCCTGGCAGGAAGGCGACAATGTGGACGACCTTTTCGAAAACGAAGGAGCCAATATCTGGCTCGGTAAAAACACGGTTTTCACGGATAATACCGCGGGCAGCCTTGGCGGCGCCATTCACCTGATGGAAGACCGCCTTCTGGTCATCGACTCCGGTTCCTTCTTCGACGGCAACATGGCGGGAGGTGAAGCCAATGACATTTTTGCCGAAGATGGAGCTGCCATCGTAGTCAATACCGACGCGGACGCAACCACCGTCATCAACAGCGGCATTTCCGACGCCGACTATTTCACCCTGGATGACGATCCGGAATGGGTCCGCGGATCCGCCAGCCTGGTCCAGCTGGGAGGCGGCAACCTGCTCTATGGCGGCAGAGACCAGGAAGACAACGGATTCGGCGGCGACTTCCTCCAGTATTCCGGAGCCGGTTCCCTGATCGTGGGCCATGTGGCCGAAATTGACAACGAACTTGTCGTGGAAGGCGCCCAACTGGGCGTTGAAGACCTGACGGACTATGAAATCAACGGCAAGGGCATCATCCTGACGGACAATTCCACCCTGGCCGGCGATACGCTGGAACTCAACGGGAATGCCGTGGTGGAAGTGGGGGAAGGCTCCTCCCTGCTGCTCAACGACATCACGTTCAACGGCAATTCCTCCGTCAAGCTCTGGCACACTGACGAAGCGGGCAATGGACGGGATCTTACCCACACGGCCTCCGGCATCTCATCCGTGGACAACGTTACCATTACCGGGGCGGATGCGGCCGGGCTGCCCCTGTTCAACTCCGCCTTCGTTTCCACAACGGCCGCCGCCAATGAGGACGGCACCATCCGGCTGTCCCAGAACATGAAAGGCGTGGCTTCTCCCATGCAGGGATATTCCGGCAACGTTTCCGGAGTGGCGGCAGGCATGGAGCAGGTCCGGATGAACGTGCGGGACGGCTCCGCCGCCCACAGGTTCTTTGAAAACCTGCTGGGAACCTCCAGCGCGGATGCCGCGGCAGCCATGATCCAGTCCGTCAGCGGAGAAACCGTAGTCAATGCGGCCTGGGCCTCCAATGACGCCCTCAAGGGCTTTGCGTCCCTCGTCCGGACGCAGGGGGCACTTTCCGCAGCCCAGGGTCTGAACAGCCCGGCTGCCAGGCCCATGCAGGCCGTGGATGCCAAGGGTTCCCCCATCGCCATGGCTCCCGTAGCCTCCGGCCGCGGCTCCGTATGGGTTGGCGGACTGGGCTCCTGGACGGACCAGAACGCCCGCCACGGCATTGACGGGTACAAGTACGATGCGGGCGGCTATGCCGTCGGCGCGGACTTCAAGCTCTCCTCTTCCGCCCTGGCGGGGGTGGCCGTCGGCCAGTCTTTCGGCACTTTCCAGGACAAGGGAGGCTTCTCCAGCTATGATGCGGATTCCTTCATGGCCATGGCCTACGGCCGCTATACTCCCTCCCGCAACAAGAAACTGACCCTGGACGGATACGCCGCCTTCGGCACCACCTCCTTTGACGGAAACGCCCGCGTAGCAGATACCTCCGCCCATGGGGAGTTTGACGCGGACTCTTTCGGAGCGGCTGTTTACGCCACCTGGACGGAAGAGCTGGAGAACAAGCTGGTTATCGCACCCTTTGCCGGGCTGGAATTCATGACCGGGAAGACGGACAGCTTCACTGAAAGCGGCGACCTGGCACGCACCTTCAGCGGAGCCCGCGCCCAGAACTGGACTCTGCCCGTAGGCATTACCGTGTCCCGTACCTTTGCGGTAGGTACCAAGACCACCCTGACACCCGGAATCACAGTGGCTGTGGCACAGGACCTCAGCCGCATCAATCCCAAGGGCACGGTCGGCAGCGATCTGGGATCCTGGACGGCACGCGGCATCAATAAGGGGCGCACGGCCCTGCGCGTCAACGCCGGAGTCAGCGCCACCTTCGGCAGCCGCTGGAGCGCCCGCATCGGGTACTCCCTGGAAAGCCGAGCCGGCCTGACAGCCCAAGGCATCAACGGCTCCGTCAGCTACTCGTTCTAA
- a CDS encoding tyrosine-type recombinase/integrase, whose product MREHIENRAEYLAAEMLLKESGLNIVEAATLALELVQLCGGSRCSMRRARKAIELGAEELKNGEQTVSFAAAVDETLKVKCGRRPATLRDIRYFTGALMRRCPELKNFPVRKLTPEHCSRFLESAFSSGRQRYKARAVMSGVLSLSLRRGWCGENPLARVDVPSFREQVIAVLNPEEIKCLRNAAESPEFRDCAPAVWIMMYAGIRPGEVARLRWRDVDLEERVISVRPLASKTGGARHVTVQPVLERLLTGYGIPEGNRILCPSNWLLRWRQLRKKAGWGSGGRFGAWRPDVLRHTYASFHAKWFRDFPLLQMEMGHRSSALLRARYLNMEGVSRERAALFWEVPEKEELHG is encoded by the coding sequence ATGAGGGAACATATCGAAAATCGCGCCGAATATTTGGCGGCGGAAATGTTGTTGAAAGAGAGCGGGCTGAATATAGTGGAGGCGGCTACCCTGGCTCTGGAGCTGGTGCAGCTCTGCGGCGGTTCCCGATGCAGCATGCGCCGTGCCAGAAAGGCCATTGAGCTGGGAGCGGAGGAACTGAAAAACGGAGAACAGACGGTATCCTTTGCGGCCGCCGTGGATGAAACGCTGAAAGTGAAGTGCGGGCGGCGCCCCGCCACCCTGCGGGATATCAGGTACTTTACCGGCGCGCTGATGCGCAGATGCCCGGAATTAAAGAACTTCCCGGTCAGGAAACTGACTCCGGAGCATTGTTCGCGTTTTCTGGAATCCGCCTTTTCTTCAGGGAGGCAGCGTTACAAGGCGAGGGCTGTAATGAGCGGGGTTTTGAGTCTTTCACTGCGGCGCGGGTGGTGCGGAGAAAATCCTCTGGCCCGGGTGGATGTTCCTTCCTTCCGTGAGCAGGTCATTGCCGTACTGAATCCTGAGGAGATAAAATGCCTGAGGAACGCAGCGGAATCTCCCGAATTCCGTGATTGCGCTCCTGCTGTCTGGATCATGATGTATGCCGGAATCCGTCCGGGAGAGGTGGCGCGCCTCCGGTGGCGGGATGTGGATTTGGAAGAAAGGGTGATTTCCGTAAGACCGTTGGCAAGCAAGACGGGCGGCGCGCGCCATGTTACCGTTCAGCCCGTGCTGGAACGGCTTTTGACGGGGTATGGCATTCCGGAAGGGAACAGGATTTTATGTCCATCGAACTGGCTTCTGCGCTGGAGGCAGCTCAGGAAAAAAGCAGGGTGGGGAAGCGGCGGCAGGTTCGGGGCATGGAGGCCGGATGTCCTGAGGCATACCTACGCTTCCTTCCATGCCAAATGGTTCAGGGATTTCCCCCTGCTTCAGATGGAAATGGGGCACCGTTCCTCCGCCCTGCTGCGCGCACGGTACTTGAATATGGAGGGAGTAAGCCGTGAGAGGGCGGCTCTGTTCTGGGAAGTGCCGGAAAAGGAGGAACTCCATGGATAG